A window of the Vibrio pomeroyi genome harbors these coding sequences:
- a CDS encoding cupin domain-containing protein — protein MNSFFILDENPWEELGGGIKRKIVAYTDDLMAVHLCFDKGAIGHPHTHEIHDQIGYVVRGSFEAEIEGEKKVLKEGDAYFARKHMMHGAVALEQDSILLDIFNPAREDFLK, from the coding sequence ATGAACTCTTTCTTTATTCTAGATGAAAACCCATGGGAAGAACTTGGCGGCGGCATTAAGCGTAAAATCGTTGCTTACACTGACGATCTTATGGCTGTTCACCTATGTTTCGATAAAGGCGCGATTGGCCACCCTCATACTCATGAGATTCACGACCAAATCGGTTACGTAGTTCGTGGTAGCTTCGAAGCTGAAATCGAAGGCGAGAAGAAAGTGCTTAAAGAAGGCGATGCTTACTTTGCTCGTAAACACATGATGCACGGTGCGGTTGCTCTAGAGCAAGACAGCATCCTTCTTGATATCTTCAACCCTGCGCGTGAAGATTTCCTAAAATAA
- a CDS encoding heparinase II/III domain-containing protein encodes MTTKPVLLTEAEIEQLHLEVGRSSLMGKTIAANAKDLEAFMRLPIDVPGHGEAGGYEHNRHKQNYTYMNLAGRMFLITKEQKYADFVTELLEEYADKYLTFDFHVQKNTNPTGRLFHQILNEHCWLMFSSLAYSCVASTLTQEQRDNIESRIFEPMLEMFTVKYAHDFDRIHNHGIWAVAAVGICGLALGKREYLEMSVYGIDRNDTGGFLAQISQLFAPSGYYMEGPYYHRYAIRPTCVFAEVIHRHMPEVDIYNYKGGVIGNTVQAMLATAYPNGEFPALNDASRTMGITDMGVQVAVSVYSKHYSSENCVDQNILGMAKIQDAVWMHPCGLELSKAYEAASAEHEIGMPFWPSVELNEGPEGHNGAQGFIRMQDKKGDVSQLVMNYGQHGMGHGNFDTLGISFFNRGQEVLREYGFCRWVNVEPKFGGRYLDENKSYARQTIAHNAVTIDEKCQNNFDVERADAVHGLPHFFKVEDEQINGMSAFANDHYQGFDMQRSVFMLNLEELESPLLLDLYRLDSENGGEGEHQYDYSHQYAGQIVRTNFEYQANKELNTLGSDFGYQHLWNVASGDVNGTALVSWLQNNTYYTWLGTTSNDNAEVIFTRTGANDPSFNLRSEPAFILRSKGDTTLFASVLETHGYFNEEFEQSVNARGVVKDIKVVAHTNVGSVVEISTEKSNVTVMISNQLGATDKTEHKVELNGKVYSWTGFYSVETTLQETNSEELNTAEQGK; translated from the coding sequence ATGACGACTAAACCAGTATTGTTGACTGAAGCTGAAATAGAGCAACTTCATCTTGAAGTAGGCCGTTCTAGCTTAATGGGCAAAACCATTGCAGCGAACGCGAAAGACCTAGAAGCGTTCATGCGTTTACCTATTGATGTTCCTGGTCACGGAGAAGCGGGTGGTTACGAACATAACCGCCACAAGCAAAACTACACGTACATGAACTTAGCTGGTCGCATGTTCTTGATCACTAAAGAGCAAAAGTACGCTGACTTTGTTACAGAACTACTAGAAGAATACGCAGACAAATACCTAACGTTTGATTTCCACGTACAGAAAAACACTAACCCTACAGGTCGTTTGTTCCACCAAATCTTGAACGAACACTGCTGGTTAATGTTCTCTAGCTTGGCTTACTCTTGTGTTGCTTCAACACTGACACAAGAGCAGCGTGACAACATTGAGTCTCGCATTTTCGAACCAATGCTAGAAATGTTCACAGTTAAATACGCACACGACTTCGACCGCATCCACAACCACGGTATTTGGGCTGTAGCCGCTGTGGGTATCTGTGGTCTTGCTCTTGGCAAGCGTGAGTACCTTGAAATGTCAGTCTACGGCATTGACCGTAACGACACTGGCGGCTTCTTAGCTCAAATCTCTCAACTGTTTGCACCTTCTGGCTACTACATGGAAGGTCCTTACTACCACCGTTACGCGATTCGCCCAACTTGTGTATTTGCGGAAGTGATTCACCGTCATATGCCTGAAGTGGATATCTACAACTACAAAGGTGGCGTGATTGGTAACACGGTGCAAGCGATGCTGGCGACAGCGTACCCGAACGGCGAATTCCCAGCTCTGAACGATGCATCTCGCACAATGGGCATCACAGACATGGGTGTTCAGGTGGCAGTGAGCGTTTACAGCAAACATTACTCATCTGAAAACTGCGTTGACCAAAACATTCTTGGTATGGCGAAGATTCAAGACGCAGTTTGGATGCACCCATGTGGTCTTGAGCTATCTAAAGCTTATGAAGCGGCGTCTGCTGAGCATGAAATCGGTATGCCTTTCTGGCCAAGTGTTGAATTGAACGAAGGCCCTGAAGGTCACAACGGCGCGCAAGGCTTTATCCGCATGCAGGATAAGAAAGGTGACGTTTCTCAGTTAGTGATGAACTACGGTCAACACGGCATGGGTCATGGCAACTTCGATACGCTGGGTATTTCTTTCTTCAACCGTGGTCAAGAAGTGTTACGTGAATACGGTTTCTGTCGTTGGGTTAATGTGGAGCCAAAATTTGGCGGCCGCTACCTAGATGAAAACAAATCTTACGCTCGTCAAACGATTGCTCACAACGCAGTAACGATTGATGAAAAATGCCAGAACAACTTTGACGTTGAACGTGCAGACGCAGTACACGGTTTACCTCACTTCTTCAAAGTCGAAGACGAGCAAATCAATGGTATGAGTGCGTTTGCTAACGATCACTACCAAGGTTTTGACATGCAACGCAGCGTGTTCATGCTAAATCTTGAAGAGTTGGAATCTCCGCTACTATTGGATCTTTACCGCTTAGATTCTGAGAATGGCGGTGAAGGCGAACACCAATACGACTACTCACACCAATATGCCGGTCAGATTGTTCGTACTAACTTTGAATACCAAGCAAACAAAGAGTTGAACACGCTGGGTAGTGATTTCGGTTACCAACACCTATGGAACGTAGCAAGCGGTGATGTGAATGGCACGGCACTTGTGAGCTGGCTACAAAACAACACCTACTACACATGGTTAGGTACGACGTCTAACGACAATGCTGAAGTTATCTTTACTCGCACTGGCGCGAATGACCCAAGCTTCAACCTACGTTCAGAGCCTGCATTCATTCTACGTAGCAAGGGCGATACAACACTGTTCGCTTCTGTCCTAGAAACGCACGGTTACTTCAACGAAGAGTTCGAGCAATCAGTCAATGCTCGCGGTGTTGTGAAAGACATCAAGGTTGTAGCGCATACAAATGTGGGTTCAGTCGTCGAAATCAGCACAGAGAAATCAAACGTGACAGTGATGATCAGCAACCAGCTTGGTGCGACTGACAAGACTGAACACAAGGTAGAGCTGAACGGCAAAGTATACAGCTGGACAGGCTTCTACTCAGTAGAGACAACGTTACAAGAAACAAATTCAGAAGAACTTAACACTGCAGAGCAGGGGAAATAA